CCTCAGGACCTACTTCTTCAACAATACCCATCGGCTCGTGCCCGATTACATAATCTGTTGGCAGATTTGGTATCATTGCATGTATTAAATGCAAATCAGATCCACAAATAGCTGAAGATGTAATTTTTACGATAATGTCATCAGGATTTTTTATACTTGGATCCTTTACGTCCCTAACTTCAACATTCTTAATTCCTTGATATGTAACAGCCTTCATCTTTATCCCCTCCTTTATAACGGATACGGCCTTAAAACTTGCACAAAAATGAAGAAAAGGAGGACCCGCTTGGTGGGTTCTCCTTTTATGTTTGTATACTTAATTCTTTTAATCTCTTTTTATCGATTTTTCCAACATGTGTTTTCGGGAGTTCATCTAAAGATATAAATTTCTTCGGAATTTTATATCTTCCTAGTTTTCTCTCACAATAGGCTATTAGTTCCAGCTCATCTAGTGGTTGAGGATGTTTCTGGACGATAAAGGCTGCAACAAGTTCTCCCCATTTTTCATCTGGGAGTCCGATTACTGCCACTTCATCAACCTCAGGGTGAGCTGCAAGCCAATGTTCAATCTCAAGTGGATAAACATTTTCACCACCCGTGATGATCATATCCTTCTTCCTTCCGACAATATAGTGGAATCCATCTTCATCCTTCCTTGCCAAGTCTCCTGTATGAATCCAGCCTTCTTTTTTCGTTTCTAGCGTTGCGAATTCGTTATTCCAATAATGCGAGAAGGAATGTTTTCCTTTTATTAAAAGTTCTCCAACCTCGTTTATGGCGGCTTCTTGCCCATTTTCCTTTTCTAATTTAATCGAGTTGAATAACATTGGCTTTCCAACAGAGCCGCGTTTCACTTGCGTTTCTTCGGGATCAATAAAGAAATTATTTGGGCCTGCTTCCGTTAATCCATACCCTTCTTTAAAAGCTAATCTCTTTTTCTGAAAGGCTTCATAAACTTGGAATGGACAAGGGGCCGCACCTGATAAGAAGACTTTCATAGACGGAAATTCACTTCTCTGGAACTCTTCCGTTTGAATGAGTAAATGGTACATCGTTGGTACAAGGAGAATAATCGTACAGTTGTACTGTAGTATTGAATGAACCACTTTTTGTCCGGAATACTGATCACCAATCACAACAGTTCCGCCGGTCATTAAGATTGGCAGCGATAATGCATTTAGTCCGCCTGTATGAAACATCGGCATATAGTTGATTGTTACATCCTCATCTGATAAATTCCAGCTAAGAATTGTGTTTATCGCGTTCCATTGAATGGATTGATGGCTTAAAACCACTCCTTTTGGTTTACCGGTGGTTCCTCCTGTATAAATTATGGCTAGGGGGTCAAGTTCTGAGATTGGTACTAGATCATTACTACTGTCTAGTAGTAGTGCCGTAATCTCTTCATACTTTGATTCTCCAACATAAAAAGAACTAGGTACTAAAGCTTTCAAAGAAGTAAACATGTTCTCAAACGTCTGATGGATACCAAGTAATAAGGGTGAACAATCCAACAAAATTTCATTTAATTCATGTTCTGACAGCCTCCAATTAAGCGGAACAAATATCGCGCCAATTTTTCCACATGCAAACAACAAATCAAAATAACTGATATCGTTTGGCGACAGAAGTGCGACTCGATCCCCTTTTTTCACACCTTGACTACTTAACCAACCAGCCACCGAGGACGAACGTTTATTTACTGCTTCATAGGTCCAGGATTTATTTGAATCTTCCTCTATAATAGCCTTTTTATTTGGCGATAACCTTGCTCTATTTCCAAGCCAGTCAAGTTCCCACCTCACCGTTCAATCTCTCCTTCACAACTAGATGAGAACATCTTACATAATTTTAGTTACATCGAAGTTACAAGAGCGAGATTAAAAAAAACGGCCATAAAGGCCGCTTTTTTTCAATCTCGCTCCTGCGCCTAGAGGCTCGGGGTCATAAGTCAATCCGTCAAGAAGGTATAAACCCACCTTCTCGCCGGCTCGCCTTATGCCTGTCGCCTCTGGTCAAGGCGCTTCCGCTTTTTTAATTACATCATTATCCCGCCATCTACATGAAGAACAGTCCCGTTTATATAATTTGATTCATCGGATGCTAGAAACAAGTAAGCGTTTGCGATATCTTCAGGTTTCCCCAGCCTTAACAGCGGAACCATCTGTTTCATTTGGTCTAATATTCTTTCAGGAACCTTGGCTGTCATTCCTGTTTCGATAAAACCAGGGGCAACTGCATTTACATTAATCCCTTTGCGTCCAAGTTCTTTCGCCCATGATTTGGTCATCCCGACTACCCCTGCTTTTGTTGCCGCATAATTCGTTTGGCCAACATTCCCATAGACGCCTGAAACAGAAGAGGTATTAATAATTCTTCCTTTTCCATTTTCAATCATGGAAGGCAATACAGCCTGTGTACAGTGAAATACTCCTGTAAGGTTAACATCTAAAACTGCTTGAAAATCATCGATGGATAATTTCGAAAGCATCGCATCTTTTGTAATTCCAGCGTTATTAATGAGGATACCGATGTTTCCGTAAACTTCTCGGACTTTTTCAACCATTTCATCTACACTGGAACGCTGTGCTACATTCACTTGAAAAAAGGTTACTTCATAGCCCTTTCCCCTTAATTCTTGTGCCCTCTTTTCACCCTGCTCTTCATTAAAGTCAGCCATGGCCACCTTTGCACCTTCTTTGGCAAATACTTCCGAAGCTTTTAAGCCTATTCCATTTGCCGCACCAGTAATAAGAGCCACTCTGTCTTTTAATCTCATTTGAACACCTCATTCTTTAAAAAATTTGTCAATTCTT
This Neobacillus sp. YX16 DNA region includes the following protein-coding sequences:
- a CDS encoding long-chain fatty acid--CoA ligase yields the protein MRWELDWLGNRARLSPNKKAIIEEDSNKSWTYEAVNKRSSSVAGWLSSQGVKKGDRVALLSPNDISYFDLLFACGKIGAIFVPLNWRLSEHELNEILLDCSPLLLGIHQTFENMFTSLKALVPSSFYVGESKYEEITALLLDSSNDLVPISELDPLAIIYTGGTTGKPKGVVLSHQSIQWNAINTILSWNLSDEDVTINYMPMFHTGGLNALSLPILMTGGTVVIGDQYSGQKVVHSILQYNCTIILLVPTMYHLLIQTEEFQRSEFPSMKVFLSGAAPCPFQVYEAFQKKRLAFKEGYGLTEAGPNNFFIDPEETQVKRGSVGKPMLFNSIKLEKENGQEAAINEVGELLIKGKHSFSHYWNNEFATLETKKEGWIHTGDLARKDEDGFHYIVGRKKDMIITGGENVYPLEIEHWLAAHPEVDEVAVIGLPDEKWGELVAAFIVQKHPQPLDELELIAYCERKLGRYKIPKKFISLDELPKTHVGKIDKKRLKELSIQT
- the fabG gene encoding 3-oxoacyl-ACP reductase FabG; its protein translation is MRLKDRVALITGAANGIGLKASEVFAKEGAKVAMADFNEEQGEKRAQELRGKGYEVTFFQVNVAQRSSVDEMVEKVREVYGNIGILINNAGITKDAMLSKLSIDDFQAVLDVNLTGVFHCTQAVLPSMIENGKGRIINTSSVSGVYGNVGQTNYAATKAGVVGMTKSWAKELGRKGINVNAVAPGFIETGMTAKVPERILDQMKQMVPLLRLGKPEDIANAYLFLASDESNYINGTVLHVDGGIMM